One part of the Mobula birostris isolate sMobBir1 chromosome 17, sMobBir1.hap1, whole genome shotgun sequence genome encodes these proteins:
- the ankrd34bb gene encoding ankyrin repeat domain 34Bb gives MSDPWTADKAMEVHTDGNSLLKAVYLSRLRLTRLLLEGGAYVNESNERGETPLMIACRTKHVDQQSISKARMVKYLLENHADPNIQDKSGKTALMHACLERAGVEIVTLLLRGGADPSLVDHSGSSALVYAINADDKDTLKVLLDTCKARGKEVIIITKDKSPSGRQTTKQYLNVVPPKDNDDHTSPGPCTSPSEIELKTTPPRPAHNAVEDQHIFSFKDSVHVGNDKGSLEPASPTRSLCQPPPGARLPQLQRLHSEPWLTMSTSLLSQHKTSSFPEDVRSLTVEEALSLKINGLNLPKRLFTRHQSIEMKDPAALLRSLDQASALAAPRKFSCGEIHSQSLPSGLCHNPAVPVDTDPDSIPSISVSSLRNIVERRNLGIDHYNSDSQLTICLKQMPADEGKPVPERKKIFSSPLSAVTSSRSSLDNLRISSLGTAGKRHAGILERRGSGTLLLDHVSQTRPGYLPPLKINSQRPVPDIGTSNKSAVALSNAAKPRIPAAPNSQKATSIKSKKVLLRRHSAQVEQIKQLANFEEIFGQ, from the coding sequence ATGAGCGACCCTTGGACCGCGGACAAAGCCATGGAAGTCCACACAGATGGAAACTCTCTATTGAAAGCTGTCTACCTGAGCAGACTGCGCCTCACCCGGCTGTTACTGGAGGGTGGGGCTTATGTTAACGAAAGCAACGAACGAGGCGAAACTCCACTCATGATCGCCTGCAGAACCAAACACGTCGACCAGCAGAGCATCAGCAAAGCAAGGATGGTGAAATATCTTCTGGAAAATCATGCTGATCCCAACATCCAAGACAAGTCGGGAAAGACGGCCTTAATGCACGCATGCCTGGAGCGGGCTGGCGTTGAGATTGTCACCTTACTGCTGAGAGGCGGGGCGGACCCCAGTCTGGTAGACCACTCCGGCAGCTCCGCCCTGGTCTACGCCATAAATGCTGACGATAAGGACACCCTTAAAGTCCTGCTGGATACCTGCAAGGCAAGAGGAAAGGAAGTAATTATCATTACCAAGGATAAGTCACCCTCTGGGAGGCAGACGACCAAGCAATATCTAAATGTAGTTCCTCCTAAAGATAATGATGATCACACTTCACCAGGCCCTTGCACCTCACCCTCAGAAATTGAGCTGAAAACGACTCCACCTCGCCCCGCACACAATGCAGTTGAAGATCAGCACATTTTCTCCTTCAAAGACTCAGTACACGTCGGCAATGACAAAGGCTCGTTGGAGCCAGCTTCTCCCACAAGGAGCTTATGCCAGCCGCCGCCGGGAGCCAGGCTTCCGCAACTGCAAAGGCTGCACTCTGAGCCGTGGCTGACCATGTCCACATCGCTCCTGTCTCAGCATAAAACATCCTCCTTCCCGGAAGATGTGCGTAGCCTGACTGTGGAAGAAGCCCTTTCTCTTAAAATCAACGGCCTGAATTTACCCAAGAGACTCTTCACCAGGCACCAAAGTATCGAGATGAAGGACCCAGCAGCTTTGTTAAGGTCCTTAGATCAGGCTTCGGCTCTCGCAGCACCAAGGAAGTTCTCCTGTGGAGAAATCCACTCGCAATCTCTTCCCTCCGGCCTGTGCCATAATCCCGCCGTTCCTGTGGACACAGATCCAGATTCAATACCCTCAATTTCTGTTTCTAGTTTACGAAACATTGTAGAGAGAAGAAACCTGGGCATTGATCATTACAATTCCGACTCACAACTCACAATCTGTTTAAAGCAAATGCCGGCTGACGAGGGCAAACCAGTTCCGGAGAGGAAGAAGATATTCTCTTCGCCTTTATCTGCAGTCACGAGTTCCCGAAGTTCCCTAGACAATTTGCGAATTAGTTCTCTGGGCACTGCGGGCAAGAGACACGCTGGCATTCTGGAGAGGAGAGGCTCGGGGACGTTGCTTTTAGACCATGTTTCACAAACAAGGCCAGGCTACCTCCCGCCCTTGAAGATTAATTCCCAGCGTCCGGTTCCTGATATTGGAACCAGTAACAAAAGCGCGGTGGCACTATCCAATGCTGCAAAGCCTCGGATACCAGCTGCTCCGAACAGTCAAAAAGCAACAAGCATCAAAAGCAAAAAGGTCCTGCTGAGGAGACACTCGGCCCAGGTAGAGCAAATAAAGCAGCTGGCCAACTTTGAGGAAATCTTTGGACAGTGA